The following are from one region of the Eubacterium sp. MSJ-33 genome:
- a CDS encoding radical SAM protein, whose product MPEKKQILGYIHSTESFGAVDGPGIRFVVFLQGCKMRCKYCHNPETWNLVTDYTKLYADTTDDKEREELEKKIEENTKLLLDKGVKVEARTPEDLLKQALRYKPYWKGDGGITVSGGEALLQMDFLIEFFKLAKAQGIHTTIDTAGNPFTREEPFFSKFNELMALTDLFLLDIKQIEDDKHRELTGFSNKNILDLAQYLSDQGKHMWIRHVLVPGVTTDEADLKKTAEFIKTLKTVDRVEVLPYHKLGIQEWERLGIPYKLEGIDPPTDEQQKIAREILDAK is encoded by the coding sequence GAGCTTTGGAGCCGTAGATGGACCAGGTATCCGATTTGTAGTATTTTTGCAAGGCTGTAAGATGCGTTGTAAATACTGTCATAACCCGGAGACGTGGAATCTGGTAACCGATTACACAAAGCTCTATGCAGACACAACGGATGATAAAGAACGAGAAGAACTCGAAAAGAAAATTGAAGAGAACACAAAACTGCTGCTAGATAAAGGCGTCAAGGTTGAAGCGAGAACTCCGGAAGATCTGCTCAAGCAGGCACTTCGTTATAAGCCTTATTGGAAGGGCGATGGAGGAATAACCGTCAGCGGAGGCGAAGCGCTTCTGCAGATGGACTTTTTGATTGAATTCTTCAAGCTTGCAAAAGCACAGGGGATTCACACAACGATTGATACAGCGGGCAATCCATTTACAAGAGAGGAGCCTTTCTTCTCGAAGTTCAATGAACTGATGGCACTCACTGATTTGTTCCTGCTTGATATCAAGCAGATTGAGGACGACAAACACCGGGAGCTGACAGGGTTCTCGAATAAGAATATATTAGACCTGGCACAGTATCTCTCCGATCAGGGAAAGCATATGTGGATTCGACATGTCCTTGTGCCGGGCGTAACAACCGACGAAGCAGACTTGAAGAAGACGGCTGAGTTTATCAAGACTTTGAAGACGGTTGACCGTGTGGAGGTATTGCCATACCATAAGCTTGGAATCCAGGAGTGGGAGCGCCTTGGAATCCCTTATAAGCTGGAAGGAATCGATCCTCCAACGGACGAACAGCAAAAAATTGCAAGAGAGATTTTGGATGCAAAGTAA